The Vibrio tarriae genome includes a window with the following:
- a CDS encoding gamma-glutamyl-gamma-aminobutyrate hydrolase family protein (Members of this family of hydrolases with an active site Cys residue belong to MEROPS family C26.), which yields MKRIGITQRRDIILGGKEVRDALDVNWASLLYKIGLLPIPLCSEIENHTHYFQALGLDGFILSGGNDIGEMPKRDELELAILEYSKQNSLPVLGVCRGMQYINNYQDGLLVKVSGHVAIDHTLLIGLLPVQLGITKINSFHNFAIKIEGLGKDLIPLMETEDGVIEAIKHKIYPWLGIMWHPERKSTPDSWDVQIIKSHFLLEAK from the coding sequence ATGAAGCGAATAGGAATAACACAACGACGAGATATTATTTTGGGTGGTAAGGAAGTGAGAGATGCGCTAGATGTTAATTGGGCATCTTTATTGTATAAAATAGGATTGTTACCGATTCCCCTTTGTAGTGAGATAGAAAATCACACTCATTATTTTCAGGCATTGGGGTTAGATGGTTTCATTCTTTCTGGGGGCAATGATATTGGAGAAATGCCCAAGCGCGATGAATTAGAACTGGCCATACTCGAGTACTCCAAACAAAATAGTCTTCCTGTTTTAGGTGTATGTAGAGGTATGCAATATATTAATAACTATCAAGATGGCTTATTAGTTAAAGTTTCAGGGCATGTTGCTATTGATCATACTTTATTAATTGGGCTGTTGCCTGTACAACTGGGTATTACTAAGATAAATAGCTTTCATAACTTTGCAATAAAAATAGAAGGGCTAGGCAAAGATTTGATACCACTAATGGAAACAGAAGATGGTGTTATTGAAGCGATTAAACATAAAATATATCCATGGCTTGGTATTATGTGGCATCCTGAGCGAAAAAGTACACCCGATAGTTGGGACGTACAAATTATAAAATCCCATTTTTTATTGGAGGCAAAATGA
- a CDS encoding PEP/pyruvate-binding domain-containing protein, whose translation MKKIVILAAGLPHLGIDPTLSKVVNGTTVLDWQLNSLRSLSADVDVVLGFKANEIKHDFHLPVNFLENKDWEKTKSAGSLLMVDLAQVDELWISYGDVLYHSHIVDILSRMGIETAIAYDSDWRTRYLAREQKDINESEKVIVSENRVQSLGSNIELDWATGEFVGLVCMRGKALNLLKSIQSENNKIYKNFTLPDLLELIRTKGIDLIGVDVKGQWAELNEPRDLAHFVMGTKAETLARLRMMLKTAVIQDQVSFSVADWKCKKNIFINKIQLMFKCENLVVRSSACSEDSFSQSNAGAYTSLLNVKNDAKSLDSAIEAVIASYHNLQDEDQVLIQPMLTDVIMSGVVFTRTLEHGSPYLVINYEESGSTEGITSGKVTKNTVFYFYKKTNIDLVSCAKIKKLLIAIQEIEALLGYDALDIEFAIDNQNDVHIFQVRPITLSQEFSEHLDIRVTEKIKQARDYYCHLQVSDSSLLGSKIIFGNMPDWNPAEIIGTNPGELAYSLYKYLILDDIWAEQRFEYGYRDVRPYGLLKRFAGKPYIDVRASFNSFIPQILPNELATRLVDFYIDWLVTHPHLHDKIEFDVIPTCLSLNFGRWEKRLIEQGEFSLKDVKLLKQGLINITNNGILRVESDLNKIELLSSKLNYLFLTETTSLDQIKALLDDCKRLGTLPFSHLARAGFIAVNFLKDAVSIGLITLRAQEEFLLSLNTVSHTLSEDANKVLHKQLLWSEFVKKYGHLRPGTYDITSQAYHEDPTSFLAPIVEHTSLSSQKKASTHFWDKEKIPFFNELRKLGINGSDKQLESFMRSAIEGREKAKFIFSRSLSKALDGIVIWGEKNKLSRQELAELPITYLLSFLDQKIMSYEQSDILRSQAKLNKSERMLSQACELPPLITSEQDFLFFTLNESHPNYISSKKVCALVLNLKNHTKELNVKDKIVMIPQADPGYDWLFGQGIAGLITMYGGANSHMAIRSAEFGLPAAIGIGENLYRRLSQAHKLELDPSNSLIRVIY comes from the coding sequence ATGAAAAAAATAGTAATCTTAGCAGCAGGTTTACCTCACTTAGGAATTGATCCTACTCTGTCAAAAGTTGTAAATGGTACCACAGTTTTAGACTGGCAACTCAATAGCCTCAGATCACTATCAGCAGATGTTGACGTTGTTCTTGGATTTAAAGCAAATGAAATAAAGCATGATTTTCATCTCCCAGTGAATTTTTTGGAAAATAAGGATTGGGAAAAGACTAAAAGTGCAGGTTCATTACTAATGGTTGATTTAGCACAAGTAGATGAGTTATGGATAAGTTATGGTGACGTTTTATATCATTCTCACATAGTGGATATTCTCTCTAGAATGGGTATTGAAACCGCTATTGCCTATGATAGTGATTGGCGAACTCGCTACTTGGCTCGAGAGCAGAAAGATATTAATGAATCAGAAAAAGTTATTGTTTCAGAAAATAGAGTACAGAGTTTAGGTAGTAATATAGAGCTCGATTGGGCTACAGGTGAATTTGTTGGGCTAGTATGTATGCGAGGTAAAGCCCTGAATCTCTTAAAATCAATTCAATCTGAAAACAATAAAATTTATAAAAATTTTACTTTACCGGATCTTCTTGAGTTAATTCGAACGAAAGGTATCGATCTAATAGGGGTTGATGTAAAGGGGCAATGGGCAGAATTGAATGAACCGCGTGATTTAGCTCATTTTGTAATGGGTACTAAAGCAGAAACCCTCGCCCGATTGAGAATGATGTTAAAGACTGCCGTTATACAAGATCAAGTATCGTTTAGTGTTGCTGACTGGAAATGTAAGAAAAATATTTTTATCAATAAAATACAGTTAATGTTCAAGTGTGAGAATTTAGTCGTCCGCTCTAGTGCGTGTAGTGAAGATTCATTTAGTCAATCAAATGCAGGAGCATATACGAGTTTATTAAATGTTAAAAATGATGCAAAGAGCTTAGATAGTGCAATAGAGGCTGTTATTGCTTCGTATCATAATTTGCAAGATGAAGATCAGGTTCTAATACAGCCAATGTTGACTGATGTAATCATGAGTGGTGTTGTTTTTACACGTACCTTAGAACATGGCTCTCCATATTTAGTTATTAATTATGAAGAGTCTGGTTCTACAGAAGGTATTACATCAGGAAAAGTAACTAAAAATACTGTCTTTTATTTTTATAAAAAAACAAATATTGATTTAGTTTCATGTGCAAAAATTAAAAAGTTACTTATTGCAATCCAAGAAATAGAAGCATTATTAGGTTACGATGCGCTTGATATTGAATTTGCAATTGATAATCAAAATGATGTGCATATTTTTCAGGTTAGGCCTATTACTTTAAGTCAAGAGTTTTCTGAACATTTAGATATTCGTGTGACTGAAAAAATTAAACAAGCCCGTGATTATTATTGCCATTTACAAGTTTCTGATTCTTCCCTATTAGGTAGTAAAATTATTTTTGGAAACATGCCAGATTGGAACCCGGCAGAGATAATTGGTACCAATCCTGGAGAGCTTGCATATTCACTATATAAGTATCTAATTCTAGATGATATATGGGCTGAACAACGTTTTGAATATGGCTACCGAGATGTGCGTCCCTATGGCTTGCTCAAACGTTTTGCTGGTAAACCATATATTGATGTTCGAGCCAGTTTTAATTCCTTTATTCCTCAAATATTACCTAATGAACTCGCTACTCGATTAGTTGACTTCTATATAGATTGGCTTGTGACTCACCCGCATTTGCATGATAAAATTGAGTTTGATGTTATACCAACATGTCTTAGCTTGAATTTTGGACGTTGGGAGAAACGCTTAATCGAACAAGGTGAATTTTCATTAAAAGATGTCAAGTTGCTCAAACAAGGTTTGATTAATATAACGAATAATGGAATTTTGAGAGTTGAATCTGATCTTAATAAAATAGAACTACTCTCTAGTAAGCTTAATTACCTATTCTTGACTGAAACCACCTCACTTGACCAGATTAAAGCCTTACTAGATGATTGTAAGCGTTTGGGCACTTTACCATTTTCTCACTTAGCGCGAGCTGGCTTTATTGCCGTAAATTTTCTAAAAGATGCAGTGTCAATTGGCTTAATCACACTAAGAGCTCAGGAAGAGTTTCTATTATCGCTCAATACGGTTTCACATACACTATCTGAAGATGCTAATAAGGTTCTTCATAAACAACTCTTGTGGAGTGAGTTTGTAAAAAAATATGGTCACTTAAGACCTGGAACATATGATATTACCTCACAAGCTTATCATGAAGATCCTACTAGTTTTCTAGCTCCTATAGTTGAGCATACGTCTTTATCATCCCAGAAAAAAGCTAGCACACATTTTTGGGATAAAGAAAAGATTCCATTTTTTAATGAATTGCGTAAGCTAGGCATTAATGGTTCAGACAAACAATTAGAAAGTTTTATGCGTTCAGCGATTGAAGGTCGAGAGAAAGCAAAGTTTATCTTCAGCCGAAGTCTGTCTAAAGCGCTGGATGGGATTGTGATTTGGGGAGAAAAAAATAAATTATCGCGACAAGAGTTAGCAGAGTTACCAATTACATATTTACTGAGTTTCCTTGATCAGAAAATAATGTCGTATGAACAGTCGGACATACTACGTAGTCAAGCAAAATTAAATAAATCTGAAAGAATGCTTAGCCAAGCTTGTGAACTGCCGCCTTTAATTACTTCTGAACAAGATTTTTTATTTTTTACTCTAAATGAAAGCCATCCTAATTATATAAGTTCAAAAAAAGTTTGTGCTCTAGTTTTAAATTTGAAAAATCATACTAAAGAATTAAATGTCAAAGATAAAATAGTGATGATTCCTCAAGCAGATCCTGGGTATGATTGGTTATTTGGTCAAGGAATAGCAGGTCTTATTACAATGTATGGTGGAGCAAATTCTCATATGGCAATTCGTTCTGCTGAATTTGGCCTACCTGCTGCGATAGGGATTGGTGAGAATTTGTATAGGAGATTATCTCAAGCACATAAGCTAGAATTAGACCCTTCCAACTCATTAATCAGAGTGATTTATTAA
- a CDS encoding glycosyltransferase has product MTEQPKVAVLIGCYNHENFIIPCLESVLSQTYSKVDIYIADDDSSDKTRDVIRNYIQKKGLRLHIIFNKENKGISDNYNSLIEKALKDSEVEYIIPFAGDDMMREDKIERQVRALQAQPEVQLCYSNMIWFDSCTGKKIINHFNFIFKPTLSIDEIISDAIIPTPTLCIRRKALEIVRYNNALKYINDYLLSVELGILGNGVIYIDETLVFYRKHGSSIMDTKTFSEERRLAARIIIEKYGYIQAANRFSRTALYDEILESIYKKEITIFLKKIIFIFPYFFSSKKWFFRFLKLFFLINRTFITKKQKC; this is encoded by the coding sequence ATGACTGAACAACCCAAAGTAGCAGTATTAATTGGCTGTTACAACCACGAAAATTTTATTATACCGTGTCTAGAGTCAGTTCTGAGTCAAACATATTCTAAAGTTGATATTTATATTGCAGATGATGACTCATCAGATAAAACAAGAGATGTAATTCGGAATTATATTCAAAAAAAAGGTCTAAGGCTTCACATCATTTTTAACAAGGAAAATAAAGGCATATCTGATAATTATAATTCTTTGATTGAAAAAGCTCTTAAAGATAGTGAAGTTGAATATATTATTCCATTTGCAGGTGATGACATGATGAGGGAGGATAAGATAGAACGGCAGGTAAGAGCATTGCAGGCTCAACCTGAAGTTCAACTTTGTTACTCTAATATGATATGGTTTGATAGTTGCACAGGGAAAAAAATAATCAATCATTTTAATTTTATATTTAAACCTACTTTGTCGATTGATGAGATTATATCTGATGCGATAATTCCTACTCCTACTCTTTGTATCCGAAGAAAAGCTCTAGAAATTGTACGTTATAATAATGCCTTAAAATATATTAACGATTATTTACTGTCAGTTGAACTAGGTATTCTTGGAAATGGTGTTATTTATATTGATGAAACATTAGTTTTTTATAGAAAGCATGGTTCAAGCATAATGGACACCAAAACTTTCTCTGAAGAACGTAGATTAGCAGCTAGAATTATTATTGAAAAGTATGGTTACATCCAGGCTGCAAATCGATTCTCAAGGACAGCACTATACGATGAAATATTAGAGTCTATTTATAAAAAAGAGATTACTATCTTTTTAAAAAAAATAATCTTTATTTTCCCATATTTCTTTTCATCAAAAAAATGGTTTTTTAGGTTTTTGAAATTATTTTTTCTAATTAATAGAACTTTCATAACTAAAAAACAAAAATGTTAA
- a CDS encoding ABC transporter ATP-binding protein, translating into MFKLFFEFVEKYGSDFKFRMVLVLLSAVVSASFEVMGVALLYPLVTISMNPDIVTDNGAIKQVYDTLGFSDTRTFVIFIAVCVGMSFIIKNIYMLFQQKFQFDMVRDWRNDICKNLMSGYIHAPMTYHLTKNSSNIINNLTAVVSRVVNSYLIQCIMFISNAMVCFSLIMILMMKYSGISMITAIVVGGLLWIQMKVIRRVTHEINAKYVKANQENISILTMSLAGIKDTKLIGKEKVFLDKYDSSNRKVSEIDKKNMLVQYIPVYLSEAILMFGIVIFICYILITSSDPSEGIASITLLAAIAIRLAPMMNRLLYCYSQIKSSSNAVETIIEEFQSLEKNNDNISKKLTFSDSIDFRNVNFSYLGKEGKGIKNINIKVNRGEFIGIVGTSGAGKTTFADVLSGLLPIDSGEIMIDGKAISLNEYKGIRNSISYVSQAPFILHGSLRENVAFGVNSTEIDDLIVIDALSKAGLSDLCNERGIDFNLGENGKNLSGGQRQRVVIARALYFNREIIVLDEATSALDATTEHDISNVITSLKGDRTIIVIAHRLSTLKNADRLIIFDHGTVTDNGSFNDLLTRNDGFRKMVELSRY; encoded by the coding sequence ATGTTTAAACTTTTTTTTGAATTTGTAGAAAAATACGGCTCTGATTTCAAGTTTCGAATGGTATTGGTGCTGCTCTCCGCAGTGGTATCCGCGTCATTTGAGGTTATGGGAGTAGCACTGTTATATCCCTTGGTTACTATTTCGATGAACCCCGATATTGTTACTGATAATGGGGCAATAAAACAAGTATATGATACTTTGGGATTCTCTGATACTCGAACTTTTGTAATATTTATCGCCGTTTGTGTTGGCATGTCTTTTATTATCAAGAACATTTACATGCTATTTCAGCAGAAGTTCCAGTTTGATATGGTTAGAGATTGGCGCAATGATATTTGTAAAAATCTTATGTCCGGGTATATCCACGCGCCGATGACTTATCATTTGACTAAAAATTCATCTAACATTATCAATAATCTGACTGCAGTCGTCAGTAGGGTTGTAAATTCTTATCTTATCCAGTGCATAATGTTTATATCTAACGCTATGGTCTGTTTTTCTTTGATTATGATATTAATGATGAAATATTCAGGTATATCTATGATTACAGCTATAGTGGTTGGTGGATTGTTATGGATTCAAATGAAAGTAATAAGACGTGTTACGCATGAAATTAATGCTAAATATGTTAAGGCTAATCAAGAAAATATTTCAATTTTGACAATGTCACTAGCTGGAATTAAAGATACCAAATTGATTGGTAAAGAAAAAGTATTTTTAGATAAATATGATAGTTCTAATAGAAAAGTAAGCGAAATAGATAAAAAAAACATGCTAGTTCAATATATACCTGTATATTTGAGTGAAGCAATTCTAATGTTCGGGATTGTTATTTTTATTTGCTATATCTTAATTACATCATCAGATCCTTCAGAAGGAATTGCGAGCATTACTTTGCTGGCAGCTATTGCTATTCGTCTTGCTCCAATGATGAACAGGCTCTTGTATTGTTACTCTCAAATTAAATCATCCAGTAATGCAGTTGAAACAATTATTGAAGAGTTTCAGTCCTTGGAAAAAAATAACGATAACATATCGAAAAAATTGACATTCAGCGATAGTATTGATTTTAGAAATGTTAATTTCTCTTATCTTGGCAAAGAAGGCAAAGGAATTAAAAATATAAATATTAAAGTTAATAGAGGGGAGTTTATAGGAATCGTAGGTACTTCTGGTGCAGGTAAAACTACCTTCGCTGATGTGTTATCTGGGCTGCTTCCTATAGATTCTGGTGAAATTATGATTGATGGTAAAGCAATTTCTTTAAATGAGTATAAAGGTATTCGCAACAGCATCAGTTATGTAAGTCAGGCTCCTTTTATTCTTCATGGGTCGCTTCGCGAGAATGTCGCATTTGGCGTAAATTCGACCGAAATTGATGATCTGATCGTTATCGATGCTTTGAGTAAAGCTGGATTATCTGACCTTTGTAATGAACGTGGTATAGATTTTAATCTTGGGGAAAATGGTAAGAATTTATCCGGCGGGCAACGGCAGAGGGTAGTAATTGCCAGAGCGTTGTATTTTAACCGAGAAATTATTGTCTTAGATGAAGCTACCTCAGCTCTGGATGCCACGACCGAACATGATATATCTAATGTGATTACATCTCTCAAAGGAGATAGAACGATTATAGTGATCGCTCATCGTCTTTCTACGCTAAAAAATGCTGACCGATTGATCATTTTTGATCATGGAACTGTCACGGATAATGGAAGTTTTAATGATCTACTTACCCGTAACGATGGATTCCGTAAGATGGTGGAGTTATCTAGGTACTAA